A stretch of Bacillus pseudomycoides DNA encodes these proteins:
- a CDS encoding serine hydrolase: MIKADFLYELEKRIESINGDVSVMIQGEIMYRYNENLVHLSASLIKLPILSCAIEEIKDGTLNPYELIPVSSLKKTGGSGIVATLHTPNITIQDLITLMIAVSNIVVTDSNELCGKYECQGSGRYGFI; the protein is encoded by the coding sequence ATGATAAAAGCAGACTTTTTATATGAATTAGAGAAACGAATTGAAAGTATAAATGGAGATGTAAGTGTCATGATACAAGGGGAAATTATGTATCGGTACAATGAAAATTTGGTGCATCTGTCAGCTAGTCTTATTAAGTTACCTATTCTATCATGTGCTATAGAAGAAATAAAAGACGGAACTTTAAATCCATATGAGTTAATTCCTGTTTCATCTCTCAAAAAGACTGGAGGAAGTGGTATTGTTGCTACGTTACATACACCAAATATAACGATACAAGATCTCATTACATTGATGATTGCAGTTTCAAACATTGTTGTTACAGATTCAAATGAGTTGTGTGGGAAATACGAGTGCCAAGGCAGCGGTAGATATGGCTTTATATGA
- a CDS encoding C40 family peptidase — translation MRKVITMFFSCLLVFSSFSVVNAEELNSNQAYVDVAAATLWTGPNLLRPIDEPSVTNPVDLWKWTKSMTLDEKLWLTSTNKLETQALLGQEVTIIDRQGEWAKVVVHGQPTPRNEAGYPGWVPVKQLTYNTEFAGKKEQPFVLITKPTAIVYINPSDKYKSLEVSYNTRLPLISEDNISYRVLLPNGQKAWLRKNDGKVYKSQNDIPVPTGDDLVNTGKLFLGLPYIWAGTSGFGFDCSGFTHTIYKSHGITIPRDSGPQSKAGIAVEREHLQKGDLLFFAYNQGKGSVHHVGMYIGDGKMIHSPNAARTVEIIPINTPGYIEEYAGARRYLP, via the coding sequence ATGAGGAAAGTCATTACTATGTTTTTTAGTTGCTTGTTAGTATTTTCATCTTTTTCTGTAGTGAATGCTGAAGAGCTAAATAGTAATCAAGCTTATGTAGATGTGGCGGCAGCAACATTATGGACTGGACCCAATTTACTTCGTCCTATTGATGAGCCAAGTGTAACGAATCCTGTTGATCTATGGAAATGGACGAAATCGATGACGCTTGATGAAAAACTTTGGTTAACAAGTACAAATAAATTAGAAACACAAGCTTTATTGGGGCAGGAAGTAACAATCATTGATCGGCAAGGTGAATGGGCAAAAGTAGTTGTTCATGGTCAGCCAACGCCAAGAAATGAGGCTGGTTATCCTGGATGGGTCCCAGTGAAACAGCTAACCTATAATACAGAATTTGCAGGGAAAAAGGAGCAACCATTCGTTCTTATTACAAAGCCGACAGCTATTGTATACATTAATCCATCTGATAAATATAAATCTTTAGAGGTTAGTTATAATACACGCTTACCATTAATAAGTGAAGATAATATATCGTATCGAGTATTGTTACCAAACGGACAAAAAGCATGGTTACGGAAAAACGACGGAAAAGTATATAAATCGCAAAATGACATTCCTGTTCCAACGGGTGATGATTTAGTGAATACTGGGAAGTTGTTTTTAGGATTACCGTATATATGGGCTGGAACAAGTGGTTTTGGTTTTGATTGTTCTGGTTTTACACATACGATTTACAAATCTCATGGTATTACAATTCCACGTGACTCTGGTCCACAATCAAAAGCAGGTATTGCAGTTGAAAGAGAACACTTACAAAAAGGTGATTTGCTATTTTTTGCTTACAATCAAGGAAAAGGAAGTGTCCATCACGTAGGTATGTATATTGGAGATGGGAAGATGATCCATTCCCCAAATGCAGCGAGGACAGTTGAAATTATTCCTATTAATACGCCAGGATACATTGAAGAATATGCAGGAGCACGTCGTTATTTACCTTAA
- a CDS encoding septum formation initiator family protein has protein sequence MRQLKKVNVPNTPQQQIQSNEYRVMNKRKLRRFILVFIFIFSATFYVQYILNKQQEIIVEKRDTIKNQQKQLISLVKDSRYLKSEVKNLTDNEEEILKYARKEYQFSKPNETIFVLPK, from the coding sequence ATGAGGCAACTCAAGAAAGTAAATGTTCCTAATACACCACAACAGCAAATACAGTCTAATGAATATCGAGTTATGAATAAGAGAAAATTACGTCGATTTATTCTCGTTTTTATTTTTATTTTTTCAGCTACTTTTTATGTCCAATATATTCTTAATAAACAACAAGAAATAATTGTAGAAAAGCGAGATACCATTAAAAATCAGCAAAAACAATTAATTTCATTAGTAAAAGATTCACGTTATTTAAAGAGTGAAGTTAAAAATTTGACAGACAATGAAGAAGAAATTTTAAAGTATGCAAGAAAAGAGTATCAATTCTCTAAGCCGAATGAAACTATATTTGTACTTCCTAAATAG
- a CDS encoding aldo/keto reductase: MNYRTLGKTGLTVSEIGFGAWAIGGDEWGPVNDKHSIAAMKKAIECGVNFIDTADVYGLGHSEKLVAQAIKEHRNDIILSTKGGLIGHHYDPNGEPVYNTAEKVIAVFETSLLRLQTDYIDVYFCHIWWDKKEETEAFLRAFEILKRDGKVRAVGVSTHDLQYIKNFNKNGDIDVVQLDYSILNRKPENDILPYLQEKNLGAVIRGPLKMGILTGKFTEQTTFPDGDLRQDWPKETWFQDDLRKVEKLRSLSNPKQTLGQLALRYVLSHPAVSVAIPGAKTANQAAENVVASVHPLLLEEELTYIREL, encoded by the coding sequence ATGAATTACCGCACATTAGGAAAAACTGGTTTAACTGTTTCTGAAATCGGATTTGGAGCATGGGCAATTGGCGGGGATGAATGGGGACCTGTAAATGACAAACATTCTATCGCTGCAATGAAAAAGGCAATTGAATGCGGAGTGAATTTTATTGATACCGCTGATGTATATGGTTTAGGTCATAGTGAAAAATTAGTGGCACAAGCAATAAAAGAACATCGAAATGATATCATCCTTTCCACAAAGGGAGGGTTAATTGGTCATCACTATGATCCTAATGGAGAACCTGTCTACAATACAGCAGAAAAGGTAATTGCAGTATTTGAAACTAGTTTACTTCGCCTGCAAACAGATTACATTGATGTTTACTTTTGTCATATTTGGTGGGATAAAAAAGAAGAAACCGAAGCGTTCCTTCGCGCATTTGAAATTTTAAAACGAGATGGAAAAGTAAGAGCTGTTGGCGTTTCTACGCATGACTTACAATATATTAAAAACTTTAATAAAAACGGGGATATTGATGTTGTACAACTTGACTACAGCATACTAAACCGAAAACCTGAAAATGATATTTTACCTTATTTACAAGAGAAAAACTTAGGAGCCGTTATTCGTGGACCATTAAAAATGGGGATATTAACTGGAAAGTTTACAGAGCAAACAACATTTCCTGATGGTGATTTACGACAAGATTGGCCAAAAGAAACATGGTTTCAAGATGATTTACGAAAGGTTGAGAAATTGAGATCACTTTCAAATCCTAAACAAACTTTGGGGCAATTGGCCCTTCGTTATGTACTATCACACCCTGCTGTATCTGTTGCTATTCCCGGAGCAAAAACAGCTAATCAAGCAGCCGAAAACGTTGTTGCTTCTGTACACCCTCTTCTATTAGAAGAAGAGTTAACATATATACGAGAGCTTTAA